ccgctttttatttatttatttttgttgctgttagcatcaaaaaaatttttactttcatgTCGTGGTATAATTGCattgattttaattattaaccAAACTTACAATATTTATCGTTAATCTAATGTTACATAACATTATCATGCAATTTAGCTACTTcagtttaaatatattattattataaattttagcatttgaaatttgaaagcaTATACAATTTAACAGACCACTCCTGTCGTCCAAGTGTAGATATacgatgtatgtatatatatttgaaactgttaaaaattaatcgcttcattattaattacattaatCCACCGAACGATTCCCAATACTTTGAACGTCCAATTCACTATTGGTACTTAGGCTCGGCGAAATTGTCGTCGAATTCGAGATAAGTCCACGATCCAAATTATAGTATTGCATAACTTTTTGTGGTGGCCGACTAGAAATCACTTCAGTTATTTGTGTGACAACCCACTTTGTAAGCTTTATAACAGCAATATGTGCAGCGAACTGTAAAACTATAGCGCCAAAACCTTTATAGAGTCCTGAGAAACCTTCTGCGGCGACTGTAGTACGATAACAATCGATAGCACCCTGATAATTGGTTAGTATGGGTACAACAGCATAGCCATTATCGAGATTGTCAATAATAGTGCGAGTACCTTGCAATTGAATGCGATGCAGTATCGTTTCAAATGGATAAAATATCACTTCTGTGGTGAGCATTGAAATTAGATTCGAGTAAATTTCTACATTTTGATTCTCCAAAGTGTCGTCCTTATATTTAGCACCCTTGCGTTCTTGAGCTTGTTGGATTCGACGACGCATAATACGCGATGAGATACCTTTGATCACAAGTCTAAAGAATTCGTTTTACAGActtataatttcaataaattcttaaaaaagacttacccaaataaatattttgtaatgccAACAGACATACACGGACCAATTAAAGCCCACGCCGGTAACATACGTCCTTTTTGTGGGGAGCTCCAATACAACAAACGTAAGCTTCCTTCTCGGAATACATCAAAAAGACCAGGTTTTTCACTGGCTATATCGCTCTGCACTGTCTCCACCAAGGAAGCAGAGTAAAATGGCATTACAACCGCAATGCTAACGCTATCCattttatcaatatattttcagttaattaatattaataaaattcaattttaatgagTTTTAGTCATACCACTTTAGAACAATATGCTGaccaaatttctttaaagttgTACGGCTATCCACATCTCtgcaaaattaaatgataatttcatataatttttacagtttCATGGCGGACGTAGCTTACTTTGGCCAATGTGTTATTTTGGATATAACGTCATCTACTGCTAACGACATGCCTCGAACAAGTAGGCAACTACCTAATCCTTTCCAGAGTGTAGTAACACCTTGGCGCCGATGCAGATGTATAATGCTGGGAACTAGCGCAAATGGATGCAAATGGTAGCTGTAAAATTTCAAAGTTGTTAAATTTAACAATGTTTGTATAAATTTCAATAAGTATACCGTCTGGAAGCATTGTAAACTTGACACTGTCGTCGTAATACAATGAACGGATGGCTAAGCAAATTTTCAGTTACCAAGCTGACCCACTGAACTCCTATACCGAGGTACTTCCGTATGGATATTTCTATCGccagaaaaaatcaaataaatatgtaattcaaTGCGTCAaaaagattatgttgaaaaactatattttaccATCCTCTTGACTATCATAGTAGTTATCTAGCACTTTGTGCTTTTCTAGCGGTAATGACAGATCACGCTCTGAATTGACATATTTCAATCCTGTTGAACCACCAGTCGTCATGTCATGTGCTGAACCGCCTAAACTGTCAAGATAATTTTGTGTGTGCAATTGTCGTTCATCATGTAGAGGAAAGCTGAAATCGAAGGAAACTATAAGTAATGATACACCTAAAAAAAGCTGTTATCCACTTAAACTTACGTCATGTGAGAACGTTGTAAATTTAGTGTATTAGGTGGTACTAATGCACTCGCTCCAGCTCCGGTTGTAATGTTTGATGTGGTCATTATTGGCCCCTGAATTTGACTTGCACTAAATATATTACGAAGTCGAGTTTGCTGTTCAGGCTCGTCGCTATCATCATcctcatttttttcatttgtcgcATAcctgtaatatatatgtaaatcacaaATCATGCCTTAAGGAATACCATTgcgaaacgaaaattaattatttgcattCACTCACATTAATGTTGAATAATTATTCATTCCTGCCATTACACGTCACGGCACTACGAAcagaattattataattttgttattattcctATTTGTGCgctctttatattatttttaataagttgataaaaagaaatatttcttcctactaaaatataaaaattcttcaatttccCCTTAACCATCTGAGCAAGTGTCAGAATTTGGCAActgatttttaacaaaaacaatgagcTTCCGTATGTTCAGTGATAAGCAAAAAATTCGttcctgaaattaaaatttaaaatatatctataaaaaaaactcgtttactaaaatatattttttccaacattATTACTAACTATAATTTGAGGTAATATAGAATATAAACGCATAGTATAgtgaatgtatatatatatttttgaaatgttaattAGGTGTGGCAAGGACAAGTCTGACTGCGGCTCGCTCATATGGTACTAAAAGAAAACATTgctaatgaattaaaatttagtgcaaaagaaaatttatttaatcaaCAAAATGCTCCGCACACTTATTATTGACCTAAACAAATTGCGGTAAGCGTAAATTGAAATGAAtagtttcattaattaaaaatgtaatgtcTTAACTAACCTCAAATTTTAACTATACTCACTAGTCTAAATCCAGTCGTGGTTACACAAGTACGGGAGAAAGGACATTTAACCCGACCGCGTTTGAGAAACCCTTACTGGTTTGTACGCAAAGAAAGATTGGTAGGTAAAAATTTGAGAAGTTAAGATTAACTGACAAATACTAATTTAATTTGCCACAAGGCTCGTGATACAACGGTGACAACAGAGAACAAAGCTTTcgtcaaagaaataataaaagacAAATATGGTCCTCCGGCAATTATTAAAGGTATACCTTCCTACGACCAATCAGCTTTAATAAAAACAGAACAATTCGAGCGACAGCCATGGCATGAAAAAGCACGTCGTTGTGGCCTTATAGCTCGTAAAATTGGACAGTATCCACTTTGGTTGAAAAATGGAGAACGTATACGTACCACATTGTTACAGGTTGTGGACAATCATGTAATTCGCTATATACCTCCTCATGAATACAAACCTGCGCAAAAGCCTAATGTTGCCAATCTGAATAAATTTGGCTGCCTGCTAGTGGGTGCCGAGTCAGTAGATCCCTCCACATTAACCAAAGAGTATTGCGGGCTATTTCGTGATTCTGGCGTTATGCCTAAACGTAACTTGGCGAGATTCATTATCTCCCCAGAAGCAGCGATACCTGCCGGCACACCATTAAATGTTGCACACTTTAGAGCAGGCGATTTTGTTGATGTACGAGGCAAAACGTAAGCGTTTAAGAAAAtccaaatcaaataaaagactgattttctataaaatattttcctttagtGTCGATCATGGCTTCCAGGGAGTAGTAAAGCGTCATGGATTTAAAGGAATGCCTGCTTCTCATGGTGTAACAAAAACACATCGTCGGCCTGGTAATATAGGTGGTGGTGGCGAAAAAGGGCGTGTATGGCCGGGCACAAAAATGCCTGGTCATATGGGTAACCGCTGGCGTATAGCGAAAGGATTGCGTATCTGGCGCATAAACACCAAATATAATGTGATGTGGGTACAAGGCAGCGCCATTCCAGGATCTACCAATGgacttgtatatatttacgaTACAATTTTACCGCTGCGAAAACATAAAACAGCTCCACCTTTCCCCACTACTTTTGAAGAAGAGCTAGAAGCATTAAGTGGACCATCAGATGATATATGGTATGAAGACGTGCATAGTTTCAAAGATGATACTATAACTTTCCAACCAGAAACGAATTAAAGTAAAAACTTGTTAAagaaattgttgtaattttattaaaaatataccacccctaatatatacatgtgtaaatatacaaattctTTCTAAATGACTGCATTTGCCCAATGTCGCATTATAATACACTGTTTTTCTGTAATTCGTAATATTTCTCGTCATTATTTGACATTAACTTAAGTTTTCCTTCACGTTGCAACTTCTCAAGGTGATGCCCAACATTATAAGCAGCAGCCGGCCACAATTGTTCTGGTGTCTCTTTATATACATCACGTACTACATCCATAGCTTGTAATGGTTTATTAGGATTTCGactaaagaaatctagtacttgTACTTCGCGCTGATTTCTATGATTAATGTAGTATTTGATTTTGTCAACTGGTTCctataaaaacatataacgaattttataaaaatgcaacgaatttttatattcagtaTTTTACTTCAATTATATTGCCATGTGCAGGATATATCACTTCAGGTTTTATGCTCAATATTTTGTGCAAGCTTTTCATGTAATCATATAATTCTTCAAATACTGCGGTACCTTCACCTAAAAAGTACAAATTGTAAAATCTGACAACcttgttaatatattttcatacccaaaatacaGTCACCACTAAACAGTATGCCATCTTCCGTGGTCAACACAACATGATCTGTTGTATGGCCCGGGGTATGCACAATTTTCACTTTCGCACCCTCTACACTTAGTTCTTGTTTATCCTGCAATGGATGTACCTTAATATTTGCGGGTATCTCTGGGCATACATCTAATGCGTCGGTACGTGGGAATTTATAAACCAAGCAATCTAAATGTATTTAAAGAAACATTAAGCGAATTAACTTTAAGAACTTGGAATATCAGCTTATTACGAACCACTCGCAGCGCACGTCTTTATCACATCTTTCACCCCTCCTACATGATCATGATGCCAGTGGGTAAGTATAATTGTACTTAATGCTGCCTGTTCCTGCTTTAAAACGgttgttaaatttttgatatactCCGGCACGTCCACATCACCAGTGTCTATCAAAATACGTCTTAAGAATAGTgaagatatacatacgtacataagacttacatatgtatatccatttaAGAAATAATCTTTGACCTACCTTTTGCCTGTTCCCAATAAATATGTGTTAGTACCTTGCAAGGTCATCGGCCCGGGATTGCAGCCTAATATACGTATAATTGATGAAGTGAGACGAGTAACAGGTGGTATTAATGCCATTTTAAGAATGTTTGCcactttctaaataaaaaaattttcgtcaGTATAAATCGGTGATAAATCTTATCAGTACTGTGAAAACtagaatgtaaacaaaaacaaatgttcTCTAAATTGTCAAtcgcaaatatattttagcaCAGGGTTACAAGAAACAATAACAGTACGgcgaacaaaaatattttcctttgctACACCCCATTTTGTAACGGAATAATTGCTTTCAAAACAAGTAATAATGACAgtaagattttaaaatatattttggtttcCTTTCGAGTGCAACTGATTtactttcatatatttttctcgCAATTTGATTAAACTTTTTtactatttacatacaaaatgtctactactactactataaATAAATTGGCATTAGCTGAATATTCCGCCGAATTGATGGTGTATTtcgaaaaacataaaattatcgaaattataacggtgaaaaacaaaaaaaccaatcATATTTGGTATAACCTGactttatataaaatgtttacagCGTTTAATGGTTGAAATTGGCTTGATTCGTCCCACTAATCCACAAAACTGGATCGCTACCAATATTCGGCGCATTGCAGATGAGTTTTATCATAAGTGTTTAAAAGCAAGCTATACATCCAGCAAAATTGGTAAGGCGAGGAAGAGATCTTTACGAATTTCTTTAATGTGctgaaataatttgttttatgcTACTCTAAAGATTATTACCAATTGCCGCGACATTTTCACCATCGCATAGTTATATTTGGACGCAGTGGCTCGGGTCGCAAAACTCAAGCGCTGGCGATAGCAAaacgttttaatttaatttatagtaAACTACAATCACTTAgatttttacatacaaacatatattaatAAGTTTACACAAAATTTAGTTGACGCCGAAAATTTGATTTACACAACTTTCTTTCGAAACGATGAAGTCGCACAAAAGTTACATAAGGCATTCTTAGACAATGTGGCAAAGGATAAATCGTCTGCGGTATCAAAAGCCATACAGCAGCGCTTATTACAAATAGATGCCCTACGACAAGGTTGGGTATTGATTAATTATCCACGAAATGTGGAGGAATTCACCGAGATGTTTGAGACCTACAAAATACCACCCaacaaacttatttatttgcaatgtcCGGAGATAATGGCGATGCGACGCCTAGTTGCAAAGCCAAATTTGGGGTGCCCGCAAAATACTTGTGAATATATAGAACATGAGGTAATTCAACAGgttatataatacaaatatacatactactgtgatctAATTTAtagatgaatttttaatatatgtacataacacgCGAATTTCGAATCATCGCTTtaaaggagatgaaatggacaaaatttacctttcaatttgatcacagtagtatgtatgtatgtgatctaagtgttaaaaaaattagcGATAGtgtatttacttaaatatattccattcaattaaattaaatagatGGCATATTTCTCACAAAACGAAACAGCAATAAACGACTACCTGCAACGTCGCCATGAGACCATCTATATAGACTCAACACCTTGTTTTGAGGCTGTGCGTACAAACTTATGGACACAAATGGAGCGTTTGCCTTATGTAATGggttataaaatgtaaaaaaaaaaactttataaaaaaagctAAATTTGCAAGTAGAATTATAAATGGCAGTGCTTTAATTGCTGTTACTTAGTCTAGATCGTAGCTAACTTTTTTACAAAGCACAtttgtacatacgtatacatattttatagaattgaaataatatattaaaccATTGAATCAGTACTTCATTCAGAAAATTAACTTAATAGATAGAAGTGCTAGTCGGTAAACATTTGAAATTAGAATTAACGGGTGCATCCGTAATGtgcttgaagccaactttataTCTCTATACCTGCGCTAAAAACCAATGATTAGCTTGTTTGGCTAACTGTGGCTttatagtttttcaaaattatacactagttttcataataatttgtcttccattttttttttttttttcaaacaaataagcTTAACTATGACTAGCCACCTCTCCCGTTGTCGAACCAGtattactaaaatattgttgccTACAAAGTTCCTCCATTACATCATGATTGTAAGTTGAGTGTAGCATGAGCCCTAAAACACCAGCACGTGATGCCATAAGATGTCGTATGTGACGTTCTTGTTCCAAAAGTTCATCCATTTTCAGCCACTGACGCACTCGTTCTAAGTCAATTTCGGCGCGACGTATCTTTTCCCAAACATAGTGCTTGAAGCAGCTCTTTTTAGGTGCGCGACAAAATTCACCTGTTGGCTTGAAAACGTTTGCCACTAGCGGACAACCGCATACATCAGTCTCACTAATTTTCGGATCCTTACAGTGCTCTGGACAGAGCACGCGCAAACGTTTACAGTAAGTTTTACTAGCAGGATTATAGAAGTCACAGAACATTGAATTGCCTTCGATGCGTGTCTTGAAAATGCTACCAAATGATGCTTGtgattcatatttgttaaaacATTTCTCCATATGTTTGATAGCGGTGCGCGAGTGTATTTCGTGACCGCAGGTAATGCAATACATCGATTGCTCATCTTCGATGTCATTATTGTCTTGTGCACGATTTGTATCTAGCGTACTATGCTTGGCACGGTCAACAATCATATCCAGCTCCATGTGTCGCTTATCGAGTTCGGCTAATGCGAAACGAACCACCGCCTGTTTAGATCGTATCTGATcaagttgttttttgttttcttcttcaGCTCGACAATTGGATAGATTCCATTCTTGCACACGTTGTGGCAGCACCTGAAAAAATTAAACGCATAAATTTAAAGTGACAAAGATATGGCAATTGGAGGTGAAAATATGCAATTTGTAGATTCGAAACTTACCTGAAAAATACGATTGGTCGCTAAATTAATGCCACACACATCGCTGCAGTACTTCGACTGTGGTCTTGCATTGTTTCTGCAACGAGGTCCATAACATTGTCGCACGCCTTCTAAATCTGGATTGATAAATACTTCCGGACTTAGTGAGCGTTTTCGTTTCCGTGAACGTTCTTTCGGCTGTTTTTCCTTACGTTTATGTCGAGTGGGCACTGGTACTGCATTTTGCTGTTGTGTAGGTGGTTGCAATTGTTGCtgttgagttgttgttgttgacggAGCTTGACACACACGCATCTCACAACGCGGCTTATGACCACCCACACGTATGCGACATGATTCGCATATTCCACAGTTTGGAGCGCGACAACCCTCACAATTACCACAGCGACTTTGTAATTGTTTACTTCCACCTAAAGTTATCGCGCCAATATTGACCTCACGTTGGTTTCCTTGTTCCTTTGCTTTTTTACGTTTATCAGTGTCAGTAATACTAGTAGCTCCACTTGGCGCTGCAGTCTTTTCGACTGGTACAACTCGGAACACAGTTTGTAAACTAGGATCTTCTTCTTTGCATCGCTGGCAATAATAGTGCCTTATGTGTTTAGCCTCCTTCTCAGTGATATTTATGCAGTCACCGTGATACCATTCTTCACAGCCATCACAACCGCTAAAAAATAACGCCCAttgattaataaaaattaatgcaaattttttggaaaatttaactTACATCATGAAGCGAGAACAATCAGAAGTTCTGCAAATGCAATATGCCTGACCATCCTGCTTCATTATAGTTGCGATTTTAGACTTTCTTTCTGGCAAGTCGAACTCACGCGCTATCTCCTCTTTctacataaaaaacaataatagttAATTCATAAATtcgtaaaatattgaaatttctcttactgatttcttatattttcgcTTATCAGCCATTTTTCGTGAATGCCAACTAATTATCAAGGGaaagtattaataaaaacaattgtttaaATGGTGAGCTTGCCACATGTATCGAACACAAACCACaccatatgtatttatgttggatttacaaatattaaaattttttgatgcATTTAAAGAATTTCAACTGAGCACTTTAACAAGctattaattaaaagaaatgtatttttttaggatgatatataagaaatataggaagtaaatattttaaatcagaACATTAAAACtcaaatcataaaatcataaaagtaCATTATTGTAAAACATGTCTTTGAGTGCAACCCTGCTTAGTGCgaacttttacatatatttttcattccACACACTCCGCTTAATATTTGTGCTGATTTGTGCGTGTAAGATTTTATCAGTTgtgtgaaaattttgtaaaatagttTCACCGCataatactattattttttaattatataagaaAGATAAATAAGCAAAAGAAGTAGTAAAGAAGCATAAGGCACATTATTAACATTATTAACTTATACGCATGTCaaacataatattttaataaccaGTGAAGTCGAAggtgaacaacaacaacaaagtggaaCGCCAACCCTCCAAAATTGTGTTTTCGCACATTTGCCGCCGATTTTACCGCGTGAAAAGTTGGCTGAAATAAATCTAAATTGAAAGCGTTCGTATAAACGGTTAGTAAACGTTAaggtttttgtatttataacttGTTATCTAAATAGTACAAAACGCGAAAATATGGCAAATACTTTTATTGAGTGATTATTATGAATGGACGTTTAATTACCGCGTCGGTGTTTTATGTTTTTGGAGATATGATGTTCTCAAGTAAAATATAATCTTTGAATATTACACctactgctttattttttttatacgcaataaatgtgtaaataaagctaatagaacaaattttgttgcaaactTTATATACCTACTCAGTGTATACAAGTTTTAAAGATGTATTTGGAGTCggaaagttatattttttatgatagttttcttttttgttgcagAGACTACCAAGTAGGCTTGTAACTAACGCGGTTGAATATAACCTCTTTGACACGATGATACCCACAAACACAGGACTACATTCGGAAGATCACATATATTGCCAACGTCAAAACAGTAATATGACTTTAGAAATACGACAAAATCATCGTGTACCTCTGCAAGCGCAGCAACAATTTTCGCAACAAATCCAGCATACTTTATCACCTCGACAACCACAATTAccccaacagcaacaacaaaattgtagTGTATCAAACAGACTAGACGAAGTAACGCAAACGTTGCAACAGAACCCTTCACAGCAGCACCAAAGGGCGACAGTTTCCGCTACCGTTTTTACTTCGCACGATTTGGCTGTCGAGAGTGTGATGCCAGGCATATATTTAACAAAGAATTTTATCGCCTGGAATGAGGAAAATTTACGTTCTCATGGCTTTACACATATCA
The DNA window shown above is from Bactrocera tryoni isolate S06 chromosome 4, CSIRO_BtryS06_freeze2, whole genome shotgun sequence and carries:
- the LOC120774296 gene encoding adenylate kinase 8 isoform X2, whose translation is MSTTTTINKLALAEYSAELMVYFEKHKIIEIITRLMVEIGLIRPTNPQNWIATNIRRIADEFYHKCLKASYTSSKIDYYQLPRHFHHRIVIFGRSGSGRKTQALAIAKRFNLIYIDAENLIYTTFFRNDEVAQKLHKAFLDNVAKDKSSAVSKAIQQRLLQIDALRQGWVLINYPRNVEEFTEMFETYKIPPNKLIYLQCPEIMAMRRLVAKPNLGCPQNTCEYIEHEMNF
- the LOC120774293 gene encoding CXXC-type zinc finger protein 1-like; the protein is MADKRKYKKSKEEIAREFDLPERKSKIATIMKQDGQAYCICRTSDCSRFMIGCDGCEEWYHGDCINITEKEAKHIRHYYCQRCKEEDPSLQTVFRVVPVEKTAAPSGATSITDTDKRKKAKEQGNQREVNIGAITLGGSKQLQSRCGNCEGCRAPNCGICESCRIRVGGHKPRCEMRVCQAPSTTTTQQQQLQPPTQQQNAVPVPTRHKRKEKQPKERSRKRKRSLSPEVFINPDLEGVRQCYGPRCRNNARPQSKYCSDVCGINLATNRIFQVLPQRVQEWNLSNCRAEEENKKQLDQIRSKQAVVRFALAELDKRHMELDMIVDRAKHSTLDTNRAQDNNDIEDEQSMYCITCGHEIHSRTAIKHMEKCFNKYESQASFGSIFKTRIEGNSMFCDFYNPASKTYCKRLRVLCPEHCKDPKISETDVCGCPLVANVFKPTGEFCRAPKKSCFKHYVWEKIRRAEIDLERVRQWLKMDELLEQERHIRHLMASRAGVLGLMLHSTYNHDVMEELCRQQYFSNTGSTTGEVASHS
- the LOC120774294 gene encoding 39S ribosomal protein L3, mitochondrial; translated protein: MLRTLIIDLNKLRLNPVVVTQVREKGHLTRPRLRNPYWFVRKERLARDTTVTTENKAFVKEIIKDKYGPPAIIKGIPSYDQSALIKTEQFERQPWHEKARRCGLIARKIGQYPLWLKNGERIRTTLLQVVDNHVIRYIPPHEYKPAQKPNVANLNKFGCLLVGAESVDPSTLTKEYCGLFRDSGVMPKRNLARFIISPEAAIPAGTPLNVAHFRAGDFVDVRGKTVDHGFQGVVKRHGFKGMPASHGVTKTHRRPGNIGGGGEKGRVWPGTKMPGHMGNRWRIAKGLRIWRINTKYNVMWVQGSAIPGSTNGLVYIYDTILPLRKHKTAPPFPTTFEEELEALSGPSDDIWYEDVHSFKDDTITFQPETN
- the LOC120774295 gene encoding beta-lactamase-like protein 2 homolog, giving the protein MALIPPVTRLTSSIIRILGCNPGPMTLQGTNTYLLGTGKRRILIDTGDVDVPEYIKNLTTVLKQEQAALSTIILTHWHHDHVGGVKDVIKTCAASDCLVYKFPRTDALDVCPEIPANIKVHPLQDKQELSVEGAKVKIVHTPGHTTDHVVLTTEDGILFSGDCILGEGTAVFEELYDYMKSLHKILSIKPEVIYPAHGNIIEEPVDKIKYYINHRNQREVQVLDFFSRNPNKPLQAMDVVRDVYKETPEQLWPAAAYNVGHHLEKLQREGKLKLMSNNDEKYYELQKNSVL
- the LOC120774352 gene encoding solute carrier family 25 member 46-like produces the protein MAGMNNYSTLMYATNEKNEDDDSDEPEQQTRLRNIFSASQIQGPIMTTSNITTGAGASALVPPNTLNLQRSHMTFPLHDERQLHTQNYLDSLGGSAHDMTTGGSTGLKYVNSERDLSLPLEKHKVLDNYYDSQEDEISIRKYLGIGVQWVSLVTENLLSHPFIVLRRQCQVYNASRRYHLHPFALVPSIIHLHRRQGVTTLWKGLGSCLLVRGMSLAVDDVISKITHWPKDVDSRTTLKKFGQHIVLKCVSIAVVMPFYSASLVETVQSDIASEKPGLFDVFREGSLRLLYWSSPQKGRMLPAWALIGPCMSVGITKYLFGLVIKGISSRIMRRRIQQAQERKGAKYKDDTLENQNVEIYSNLISMLTTEVIFYPFETILHRIQLQGTRTIIDNLDNGYAVVPILTNYQGAIDCYRTTVAAEGFSGLYKGFGAIVLQFAAHIAVIKLTKWVVTQITEVISSRPPQKVMQYYNLDRGLISNSTTISPSLSTNSELDVQSIGNRSVD
- the LOC120774296 gene encoding adenylate kinase isoform X1 — translated: MSTTTTINKLALAEYSAELMVYFEKHKIIEIITRLMVEIGLIRPTNPQNWIATNIRRIADEFYHKCLKASYTSSKIDYYQLPRHFHHRIVIFGRSGSGRKTQALAIAKRFNLIYIDAENLIYTTFFRNDEVAQKLHKAFLDNVAKDKSSAVSKAIQQRLLQIDALRQGWVLINYPRNVEEFTEMFETYKIPPNKLIYLQCPEIMAMRRLVAKPNLGCPQNTCEYIEHEMAYFSQNETAINDYLQRRHETIYIDSTPCFEAVRTNLWTQMERLPYVMGYKM